One part of the Paenibacillus silvisoli genome encodes these proteins:
- a CDS encoding ABC transporter ATP-binding protein gives MIDAAVAIEGLVQKRKDFELGPIDLRIPRGYITAIVGPNGSGKSSLFRLMLDLAKPDTGGIELLGEQVGSGEDTALKAKIGYVPEQAIDLEDALRGSQKADFVRQWYPNWDIHLYQELLRRFEVDPAIKLGKMSKGMRRKFDLAIAMAHQPELLLLDEPSSGLDPIAWKTMIEVLHRYMERGERTVVMASHIIDEVKRLADYIVFVVQGKVLGMYEKDALLDGWQALYVDSGGHAVDWRRMPGYRTAALTGGSTYKVVTGEAHEAERWLANEAAGVRLISKQKLELEEILLFHIEQARGVL, from the coding sequence ATCGACTTGCGCATTCCGCGCGGGTATATTACGGCGATCGTAGGGCCGAACGGCTCCGGGAAGAGCTCGCTGTTTCGGCTGATGCTCGATCTGGCTAAGCCGGACACGGGCGGAATCGAGCTGCTGGGCGAACAGGTCGGGAGCGGCGAGGATACGGCGCTTAAAGCGAAGATCGGCTACGTGCCAGAGCAGGCAATAGATTTAGAGGATGCGCTGCGGGGCAGTCAGAAGGCCGATTTTGTCCGGCAGTGGTATCCGAACTGGGACATTCATCTCTATCAGGAGCTGCTAAGGCGCTTCGAGGTAGATCCGGCCATAAAGCTGGGCAAGATGTCCAAAGGGATGCGCAGGAAGTTCGATCTGGCGATTGCGATGGCACATCAGCCGGAGCTGCTGCTGCTCGATGAGCCTTCCTCGGGGCTTGACCCGATCGCGTGGAAAACGATGATCGAGGTGCTTCACCGTTACATGGAGCGGGGCGAGCGGACGGTCGTGATGGCATCGCATATTATCGACGAAGTGAAGCGTCTTGCCGATTATATCGTGTTCGTCGTGCAGGGGAAGGTGCTCGGCATGTACGAGAAGGATGCGCTGCTGGACGGCTGGCAAGCTCTGTACGTCGATTCGGGCGGGCATGCGGTCGATTGGCGGCGGATGCCGGGTTATCGGACTGCGGCTTTAACGGGCGGAAGCACGTATAAAGTCGTGACCGGAGAGGCGCACGAGGCGGAGCGCTGGCTGGCGAACGAGGCGGCGGGCGTGCGGCTGATTAGCAAGCAGAAGCTGGAGCTGGAAGAAATTTTGCTGTTTCATATCGAACAGGCGAGAGGAGTTTTGTAG
- a CDS encoding ABC transporter ATP-binding protein, with the protein MNALSVERIFKQYGDKTAVNGISFNVAPGEIYGLLGANGAGKTTTMRMVLGLIYPDAGSIRYDGKAYSKEQLQGLGYLPEERGLYPKVKVSDQIHYLAQLRGMSRRDADQNLRYWLDRFGVPEYYGKKVEELSKGNQQKIQFIAAVIHRPRIVIMDEAFSGLDPVNVELLKSTVKELRDSGSSILFSTHRMEHVEELCRNITIMHRSNPVLQGNLKAIKKQFPRERIILGTEGDVKGLEAVGGVMNVKRHEYGYELLINNEAAGRPVLELAMAQTGVNRFEIMEPTLNEIFIKTVGESHE; encoded by the coding sequence ATGAACGCGTTATCGGTTGAACGGATTTTTAAGCAGTACGGGGATAAAACGGCCGTGAACGGCATCAGCTTCAATGTCGCGCCAGGGGAAATTTACGGCCTGCTCGGCGCGAACGGGGCGGGCAAAACGACGACGATGCGGATGGTGCTCGGCTTGATCTATCCGGATGCCGGCAGTATCCGGTACGACGGCAAAGCCTACAGCAAGGAACAGCTTCAAGGATTGGGTTATTTGCCGGAGGAGCGGGGCCTTTATCCGAAGGTAAAGGTCAGCGACCAGATTCATTATCTCGCGCAGCTGCGCGGCATGTCCCGCCGGGACGCCGATCAAAACCTGCGCTATTGGCTGGATCGGTTCGGCGTGCCGGAGTATTACGGCAAGAAGGTGGAGGAGCTGTCGAAGGGCAATCAGCAAAAAATCCAATTCATCGCCGCCGTCATTCACCGTCCGCGCATCGTCATCATGGACGAAGCGTTCAGCGGACTCGATCCGGTTAACGTCGAGCTGCTCAAGTCAACGGTAAAGGAGCTTCGCGATTCCGGCTCCAGCATCCTGTTCTCCACGCACCGGATGGAGCACGTCGAGGAGCTTTGCCGCAACATTACGATTATGCATCGGTCCAATCCCGTTCTGCAGGGCAATCTGAAGGCGATCAAGAAGCAGTTTCCGCGGGAACGGATCATTCTGGGAACGGAAGGCGACGTGAAGGGGCTGGAAGCGGTAGGCGGCGTCATGAACGTGAAGCGCCACGAATACGGCTACGAGCTGCTCATCAACAACGAGGCGGCAGGCCGTCCCGTGCTGGAGCTCGCCATGGCGCAAACGGGCGTCAACCGTTTTGAAATTATGGAACCGACGCTCAACGAAATCTTTATTAAAACGGTAGGTGAGAGCCATGAATAG
- a CDS encoding ABC transporter permease: protein MNSSFWTVVGFTAKNKIRGKAFLITTLIIAVIMSIVINLPYLISQFSGEGKPKPIGYLNSQSESLSSQLFTSTRIASMLNDYYAKQEKPELKLVPIEDAGSADANEKALKQAVADDVIDGYIEFSPGKESGFPAITYKSESLMESKVSSSLSTALQVVKMEAVIGGGGLSEEVKALLTKPIELDTVQISTVEGAGSIGQGKTKEQQGMDFGTVYVIIIMLFMSIMISGQMIASEITAEKSSRVMEILITSVAPLKAMFGKIFGMFLVVLLQMALYVVVIIVNMTLPHNSDKLGDLGISLSNIDPVLVTYALVFFLTGYFLFATLFAAVGSIVSRTEDLGQAVLPITMLSLAGFYICIFGGMNNPGSMLMKICSFIPFFSPYAMVSRLGLSDPPLWQVWLSILILLATILASGWLSAKIYRAGVLMYGKKPSLKELGKAMRAYK, encoded by the coding sequence ATGAATAGCAGCTTCTGGACGGTTGTCGGCTTTACGGCGAAAAATAAGATCCGGGGAAAAGCGTTTCTCATTACGACGCTCATCATTGCGGTTATTATGAGCATTGTGATCAATTTGCCGTATCTGATCTCGCAATTCAGCGGCGAAGGGAAGCCGAAGCCGATCGGTTATTTGAACAGTCAGAGCGAGAGTTTGAGCTCTCAGCTGTTTACCTCCACGCGGATTGCCTCCATGTTGAACGACTATTACGCGAAACAAGAGAAGCCTGAGCTGAAGCTCGTTCCGATCGAGGACGCCGGCTCGGCCGACGCCAACGAGAAGGCGTTGAAGCAGGCTGTCGCGGACGATGTCATTGACGGCTATATCGAGTTCTCGCCGGGCAAGGAAAGCGGGTTTCCCGCGATTACGTACAAATCCGAGAGCTTGATGGAATCGAAGGTGTCGTCGTCCCTGTCCACCGCGCTTCAAGTGGTGAAGATGGAAGCGGTCATCGGCGGCGGGGGGCTGAGCGAAGAAGTGAAGGCTCTGCTGACGAAGCCGATTGAGCTGGATACGGTACAAATTTCCACGGTAGAAGGGGCCGGCTCGATCGGTCAAGGGAAGACAAAGGAACAGCAAGGGATGGACTTCGGCACCGTATACGTCATTATCATCATGCTGTTCATGTCGATCATGATCAGCGGCCAGATGATCGCGAGCGAAATTACGGCCGAGAAGAGCTCACGCGTCATGGAAATTCTCATTACGAGCGTTGCGCCGCTGAAAGCGATGTTCGGTAAAATTTTCGGGATGTTCCTTGTGGTGCTCCTGCAAATGGCGCTTTATGTCGTCGTCATCATCGTCAACATGACGCTGCCTCATAATTCGGATAAGCTCGGCGATCTCGGCATTTCGTTAAGCAATATCGATCCGGTTCTGGTTACTTACGCGCTGGTGTTCTTCCTGACGGGTTACTTCTTGTTCGCGACGCTGTTCGCGGCCGTCGGCTCCATCGTCAGCCGTACCGAGGATTTGGGGCAGGCCGTGCTGCCGATCACGATGCTGTCGCTGGCAGGCTTCTATATCTGCATCTTCGGCGGCATGAACAATCCGGGCTCGATGCTGATGAAAATCTGTTCGTTCATTCCGTTCTTCTCGCCATACGCGATGGTCTCGCGGCTTGGGTTGTCCGATCCGCCGCTGTGGCAGGTATGGCTGTCCATTCTCATTCTGCTCGCAACCATTCTCGCTTCGGGCTGGCTGTCCGCGAAGATTTACCGCGCAGGCGTGCTGATGTACGGCAAGAAGCCGTCGCTCAAGGAGCTTGGAAAGGCGATGCGTGCTTATAAGTAA
- a CDS encoding NAD-dependent epimerase/dehydratase family protein — MRTVEELEAKLAEPSEALIEDVKGIEGDILLLGVGGKMGPSLARLLLNAIRAAGVHKRVIGVSRFSERGLQERLEADGVETIACDLLDDEALQALPDVPNVIYMAGNKFGTTGNESFTWAMNAYLPGRVAEKYRHSRIVVFSSGNVYPFTPVGYGGASESVPPSPVGEYGQSCLGRERVFEHFSKRYGIPMLIYRLNYAIDMRYGVLLELARSVKEGRPVNLTMGYANVIWQGDANEIAIRSLLACEAPAAFMNVTGPETVSIRWAAEEFGKRFGVEPVFEGTEASDALLNNAAKCQQRFGYPRVSLLQMIDWAAEWVAAGGATLNKPTHFQERKGKF; from the coding sequence ATGAGAACGGTCGAAGAGCTGGAGGCCAAGCTTGCGGAGCCATCCGAAGCGCTTATTGAAGACGTGAAAGGAATCGAAGGGGATATATTGCTGCTTGGCGTCGGCGGGAAAATGGGGCCGAGCTTGGCGCGGCTGCTGCTGAACGCCATCCGCGCGGCAGGGGTACATAAACGGGTCATCGGGGTATCCCGTTTCTCGGAACGCGGACTGCAGGAGCGGCTTGAGGCGGACGGGGTGGAGACGATCGCTTGCGATTTGCTGGACGATGAGGCGCTTCAAGCGCTCCCCGATGTCCCGAACGTCATCTATATGGCCGGCAACAAGTTCGGCACGACCGGCAACGAGTCGTTCACGTGGGCGATGAACGCGTATTTGCCCGGCCGCGTTGCGGAGAAATATCGGCATTCGCGCATCGTCGTCTTTTCCTCCGGCAACGTCTACCCGTTCACTCCGGTCGGCTATGGCGGGGCAAGCGAGTCGGTGCCGCCTTCTCCGGTCGGCGAATATGGCCAATCATGTCTCGGGCGGGAGCGCGTTTTCGAGCATTTTTCGAAGCGGTATGGGATTCCAATGCTGATTTACCGGCTCAATTATGCGATCGATATGCGCTATGGCGTGCTGCTCGAGCTGGCCCGCTCGGTAAAGGAAGGAAGGCCGGTCAACCTGACGATGGGCTACGCCAATGTCATCTGGCAGGGCGATGCGAACGAAATCGCGATCCGCTCCTTGCTCGCTTGCGAGGCGCCGGCCGCATTCATGAACGTAACGGGGCCGGAAACGGTGTCGATCCGCTGGGCGGCTGAGGAGTTCGGCAAGCGGTTCGGCGTCGAGCCGGTGTTCGAAGGCACGGAGGCGAGCGACGCGCTGCTGAACAACGCCGCCAAATGCCAGCAGCGCTTCGGGTACCCCCGCGTCTCGCTGCTGCAAATGATCGATTGGGCAGCGGAGTGGGTTGCTGCAGGCGGGGCGACGCTGAATAAACCGACGCATTTTCAAGAGCGAAAGGGGAAGTTTTAG